Proteins encoded by one window of Sphaerodactylus townsendi isolate TG3544 linkage group LG02, MPM_Stown_v2.3, whole genome shotgun sequence:
- the XXYLT1 gene encoding xyloside xylosyltransferase 1, which produces MGRRAPGRAQPWALVAAAAALAVCAFYYAGSGGEAFSSATRRLKGTRLGPATTPPPPPPPVPEEEEEAAGLAEAKGKEAERRLGEAAAAAEEELHLLLVLAKAERNAALRDKAEAALRSLVRLGKLGPRQALALHLLCDAPSKAVGKALLRDALRDAPFKYKVIFHDVNVLTEKLLPIVEAMQKLFSAGTGTYYSDSIFFLSVAMHQVMPREISRIIQVDLDVEYRTNIRELFEEFDNFPEGAVVGIAREMQPVYRHIFWQYRQEHPGTKVGEPPPDGLPGFNSGVLLLNLDAMRQSALYNRLLEPEAVRRLAEKFHFKGHLGDQDFFTLAGMEHPELFHVLDCTWNRQLCSWWRDHGYSDVFDRYFQCDGHVRIYHGNCNTPIPAE; this is translated from the exons ATGGGCCGCCGGGCTCCGGGCCGCGCTCAGCCGTGGGccctggtggcggcggcggcggcgctggccGTGTGCGCCTTCTACTACGCCGGCTCGGGCGGCGAGGCCTTCTCCAGCGCCACGCGGCGCCTCAAGGGGACCCGCCTCGGCCCAGCCAccaccccgccgccgccgccgccgccggtgccggaggaggaggaggaggccgcgGGGCTGGCCGAGGCCAAGGGCAAGGAGGCCGAGCGGCGCctgggggaggcggcggcggcggccgaggAGGAGCTGcacctgctgctggtgctggccAAGGCCGAGCGCAACGCCGCGCTGCGCGACAAGGCCGAGGCGGCGCTGCGCTCCCTGGTGCGCCTCGGGAAGCTCGGCCCCCGCCAGGCCCTGGCCCTCCACCTGCTCTGCGACGCGCCCAGCAAGGCCGTGGGCAAGGCCCTGCTCCGGGACGCCCTGCGGGACGCCCCCTTCAAGTACAAG GTGATCTTCCATGATGTGAACGTTCTGACGGAAAAGCTGCTGCCCATCGTGGAGGCCATGCAGAAGCTGTTCAGCGCGGGTACCGGCACCTACTACAGTGACTCTATCTTCTTCCTCTCGGTTGCTATGCACCAGGTCATGCCCAGAG AGATCTCACGGATTATTCAGGTGGATCTGGATGTGGAGTACCGGACAAATATCCGGGAACTGTTTGAAGAATTTGACAACTTCCCTGAAGGAGCTGTGGTCGGCATAGCTCGAGAGATGCAGCCTGTCTACCG GCATATCTTTTGGCAGTACCGCCAAGAGCACCCTGGGACCAAAGTGGGGGAACCTCCCCCAGATGGACTGCCAGGCTTCAACAGTGGTGTCTTGCTGCTCAACTTGGACGCCATGCGCCAGTCTGCGCTCTACAACCGCCTGCTGGAGCCAGAGGCCGTGCGGCGCTTGGCAGAGAAATTCCATTTCAAGGGCCACCTCGGAGACCAGGACTTCTTCACGCTGGCTGGCATGGAGCACCCCGAATTGTTCCATGTGCTAGACTGCACCTGGAACCGGCAGCTCTGCTCCTGGTGGCGGGACCACGGCTACAGCGATGTCTTCGACCGCTACTTCCAGTGCGACGGCCATGTCAGGATCTATCACGGCAATTGCAACACGCCAATCCCGGCAGAGTAG